The nucleotide sequence CGCGGCCTTTCCCCTGATCGCACCGCTGTTCGGCTTCGAGTTCTACATCGGCTTCGTGCGCCGCGTGCTGATCGTCGCGCTGGCCGCGGCCAGCCTCAACTTCATCCTCGGCTTCGGCGGCATGGTCGCGCTCGGCCATGCGGGCTTCATCGGCGTGGGTGCCTACACGGTGGTGGCGCTCAGCGACGCCGGCACGACCTCGGCCTGGGTGCTGTGGCCCGCGGCCGTGGTGGCGGCCGGCCTGGCCGCCGCGCTGATCGGCACGGTGGCGCTGCGCACGCGCGGCGTCTACTTCATCATGACCACGCTGGCCTTCGCGCAGATGCTGTATTTCGTCGCGGTCTCGCTGCGCAAGTACGGCGGCGACGACGGCTACACGCTGATGAGCCGCCCCACCCTGCTGCCGGGCCTCGACCTCGGCAACGAGAGCAACTTCTACTGGGTGGTGCTGGCACTGGTGGCGCTCGCGCTGTGGTGGCTGCAGCGCGCCACGCAGTCGCGCTTCGGCCATGCGCTGATGGGCATCCGCGACAACGAGACGCGCATGCGCGCGCTCGGCTACCCGGTGTTCCGGCTGCAGCTCGCGGCCTTCGCCATCGCGGGCGCCATCGCCGGGCTGGCGGGCGCGCTGCTCGCGGGCGGCAACGGCTTCGTGAGCCCGGCCACCATGCACTGGACGCAGTCGGCCACGCTGCTGGTGATGGTGGTGATCGGCGGCCTCGGCCGCAGCTGGGGCGGACCGGTCGGCGCCGCCGTGTGGCTGCTGCTCGAGGAAGCGCTCAAGCAGCACACCGAACACTGGCACATGCCGCTGGGCCTGCTGCTGATCGCCGTCGCCCTGTGGGCGCCCAAGGGACTGGCCGCGCTGTCGCGCCGCCGCGCACCGCTCGCGAAGGCCACGCCATGAGCCTGTTCAGGATCGAAGGACTGGTCAAGCGCTTCGGCGGCCTGCTGGCGACCGACCATGTGAGCCTCACGGTGGAGCGCGGCGAAGTGCATGCGCTGATCGGCCCCAACGGCGCGGGCAAGACCACGCTGGTGAACCTCATCACCGGCCTGCTCAAGGCCGATGCGGGCCGCATCCTGCTCGACGAGAAGGACATCACCGGCTTCAAGGACCACCAGCGCGTGGCCGCGGGCATGTCGCGCTGCTTCCAGGTCACGCGGGTGTTCGCGAAGGACACGGTGCACGACAACCTGATGCTGGCCGCGCAGGCGCATGCGGGCAGCAGCCTGCGCTTCCTCGCGCCGCGTTCGCGCGAGAAGGACCTGGCCGACCGCGCCGCCGCGCTGGCCGAGCGCGTGGGCCTGGCGCGCGAACGCGACCGCATCGCCGGCACGCTGCCGCACGGCGCGCAGCGCGCGCTCGACGTGGCGCTGGCGCTCGCGGCCGAACCCAAGCTGCTGCTGCTCGACGAGCCGATGGCCGGCATGGGCCCCGACGAATCGGCGCGCATGGTGGACCTGATCGAGTCGCTGCGCGCCTCGATGGCGATCCTGCTGATCGAGCACGACATGGACGCCGTGTTCCGCCTCGCCAGCCGGCTCACGGTGCTGGTGCAGGGCCGCGTGCTGATGAGCGGCACGGCCGACGAGGTGCGCGGGCATCCCGACGTGCAGGCGGTCTACCTGGGCACCGAAGCGGAAGGTCACGCATGAGCGCCGCGCCGGGCCGCCCCAAGCAAGCTCGCACCGCAGTGCGAAGCACGAAGGTACTTCAATGAGTTCGACGACATTGCTGGAAGCCAGCGCCATTGAAGCGGGCTACGGCGCCAGCCAGGTGCTGTTCGGCATCGACCTGCGCATCGGCGCGGGCGAGGTGCTCGCGCTGCTGGGCCGCAACGGCATGGGCAAGAGCACCCTGCTCAAGGTCATCACCGGCATGCTCGCGCCGATGCGCGGCGAGCTGCGCTTCGGCGGCGCGGCCATCGGTGGTCACAAGCCCGACGCCATCGCGCGCCGCGGCGTGGCTATCGTGCCCGAGGGCCGGCACGTGTTCCCCAATCTCAGCGTCGACGAGCACCTGCGCGCCTTCGCGCGCCCGCGCCCCGGCAGCGCGCCGCGCTGGACCGTCGAGGCGCTCTACGGCCTGTTTCCGCGCCTCGCGGAGCGCAAGGCCAACGCGGGCAACCAGCTCTCGGGCGGCGAACAGCAGATGCTGGCGATCGCGCGCGCGCTGTCCACGCATCCGCGC is from Variovorax paradoxus and encodes:
- a CDS encoding branched-chain amino acid ABC transporter permease, whose translation is MKTRHIGLGLLLLLLAAFPLIAPLFGFEFYIGFVRRVLIVALAAASLNFILGFGGMVALGHAGFIGVGAYTVVALSDAGTTSAWVLWPAAVVAAGLAAALIGTVALRTRGVYFIMTTLAFAQMLYFVAVSLRKYGGDDGYTLMSRPTLLPGLDLGNESNFYWVVLALVALALWWLQRATQSRFGHALMGIRDNETRMRALGYPVFRLQLAAFAIAGAIAGLAGALLAGGNGFVSPATMHWTQSATLLVMVVIGGLGRSWGGPVGAAVWLLLEEALKQHTEHWHMPLGLLLIAVALWAPKGLAALSRRRAPLAKATP
- a CDS encoding ABC transporter ATP-binding protein, with the protein product MSLFRIEGLVKRFGGLLATDHVSLTVERGEVHALIGPNGAGKTTLVNLITGLLKADAGRILLDEKDITGFKDHQRVAAGMSRCFQVTRVFAKDTVHDNLMLAAQAHAGSSLRFLAPRSREKDLADRAAALAERVGLARERDRIAGTLPHGAQRALDVALALAAEPKLLLLDEPMAGMGPDESARMVDLIESLRASMAILLIEHDMDAVFRLASRLTVLVQGRVLMSGTADEVRGHPDVQAVYLGTEAEGHA
- a CDS encoding ABC transporter ATP-binding protein, producing the protein MSSTTLLEASAIEAGYGASQVLFGIDLRIGAGEVLALLGRNGMGKSTLLKVITGMLAPMRGELRFGGAAIGGHKPDAIARRGVAIVPEGRHVFPNLSVDEHLRAFARPRPGSAPRWTVEALYGLFPRLAERKANAGNQLSGGEQQMLAIARALSTHPRLLILDEATEGLAPVIREEIWHCIATLKSEGEAILVVDKYVQRLLPLADRHVILERGRVVWQGDSAALDADRSLWTRYLGV